In Vigna radiata var. radiata cultivar VC1973A unplaced genomic scaffold, Vradiata_ver6 scaffold_399, whole genome shotgun sequence, the sequence GCAAaaaggaccatattgaacaaaaattacattctttaggacaacattaaacagaaaaaaaaactgagaccaAATCGAGCTCACTTgaccaaaatagggaccatcaggGATAGTAAACCATTCTTTAACTTACTTTTACTTATAAGATTCATTTTATCCTAACGATTTGCATTACACCAACGTTTTACtaaaaaaacttagaaaagtattaataaataaaataggttttattcaatgggtattttttttttgttctttaaaaacATTAGAATTTTAGGTTAACATTCTACTTTGATGTGAACAAATATAAACTTCACCAATTTAGTAAATGATCTTTGACATTTATTTTAGACAAATGAGGACAATTCATGCTTGTGGTGTAAATTGGCATGATTTTTGCATTCATGTGAATCATGGGCTCAATGGTGTGAAATAGGTTAAATTGAGAGATCTATTCACATTTCATGggtattgtatttttaataaggtttaaaatttcttttggtTCCTCGAAAAGGGAGGAATGTTCAAATATGTCCTACATTtcttaaaaagttaaatgttatcccaatttgtgaaaaaaatttgcaattaaatcattttgtcacggtgttaatttttttaacagtgGAGCTAACATCATGGACAAAACACAATGATGTGTTAAAATATCTGAGAGTGTGGTTGTGTGAGGGTGAAatgaagtttaaaaaaaattggggaAAAAAATTAGAGTTCGAGAGAAATCACGATTTGGGATTAAATCATGGCTCTGCTCACAAGGGTCAACACCTTGATCATGTTGTGTCTGCAGCTTCCGCCACCGACTCCAACCTTTTTGGCTTTTGAGCTGATTTCGGAATCTGGTCAGGGAGGAAAGCGGTTTCGTGTTTCAATGTCTGTCAAATTGCGGGTTTTGGATGTGATTTAAGTGATACCCAGTTCAGTGGAAATTCTGAGATCTGTTTAGAAACCCTCGTTACCGTATGCCAAGTGTTCGATGAAAGTTTCAAATGCTTATGCCTTTTCTATTACGTCTTAAGCTTCAGAAAGTGGATAGTTAGAGCTTAAAGAGTCATCTGAAGGGGTGAGTGGtgaattgaagaagaaaaaaattgtgtgaatgtCGGGTCCCAGATTGAGGTCTGTGAATGTTGCTGACTTAGAGACTGCAAGGCCTGTGTTTAGATTGGGTGGGAACAAGACAGGGTCGTGGAGTTCACTGAGAAAAGCTGATAAATTGCACAATGAGGCCAAAGAGAAGAAATCCCAGAAAATGTCTACGATTCTTTTGGTCTCCACAGTCACATTTCTCTCGAACCCTAACTTTTCTTCCCCAATTATTTTACTATTCATTTCACCCTCACATGCCACGTACTCAAATATTTTAACACGTCTTTGTCAACTAGAccgttaaaaaattaacatcataaCTAAAAAGGATTTAATTGCAAATTTTTTTCACAAGTTGAAATcacatttaactttttaaaaaacgtaataaaaaattgaaaatattatggTAAGTGTAATTCTAAGTATGAGTAATTTTAACACTTTATAAGAAAGAAGATTGATTAACgtattatgatttttttgttagaaatgtAATCAATCTCTTATGTGTTAGGTGGATTGAATTCATTTTTCATCTCTCATTAGGACTGTATCCTCACCTGTGAATCTTTCTTAATGAAAGACCTATCAAAAACTCAATGTGAAATCTTTTATTAGATGTCGAAACTCAGACCAACGAGTATAAAATCTGTAGACATTTAAATTGTTCCTTCCTCCTTGCGTATACAGGTATAGATTGCATGGCTAAACATGAAACTTCAATTCAGCATGTAATTAACTTGTTAGTATTTGAGTTTTTTCACTGCTTATGCACACTCACTTGTTAGCAGATTCAAGTGGGGTTTTCTGTATTGAGAATACTTGATTTTCTTGTTCTATTCCATAATTTGCTATGAATCAACAAGAAATGTCATTCGCCTTTTAGCGGTTGTCTGTTGTGCCACGTACCATGCTGAATGGTAAGAGACTAAGACTTGCATTATTGTACTATATACAGtcatcaaaatcacaaaaacacTCGTCTTCATTGTCATGAACTTTGCGTTTCTTTGGATCCAGTCACTTTTCACCACCTCCTCGTAATGAAATTGGGTGAAAGCTACTTAGTTTTCGAGCATATATGTGGATTATAATACCTTGGTGTCCTCAAGAACAATGTGTGGACAAGGACACATTTTGCCCTTGTAGCTTCGTATACGAGATTCTGGAACCAAACGTGTAACACAAGAAAGTCACAAAAAGACAAAAGTCTTCTACCAATATGTAAGACATATATAAATCAAACGGGTTTCTATTTCACGTGGCCATATACAACGAAACAAATGGCCCTTGTTTAGTCACACATTAAAAAGTTGCTAATTCTAGACCATAGAATTAATCTTTTAGAACCCCCATTTAGCTTGGATTCAATGACATAAAGTAGGACTCACGATTTTCATtccaaaattatatatgtatgtatcaTATGGaaaaaattttttaacaacacttttttaacaactttttgacaatacatacgtgacagcttgtgattggtctgttttaaatattttttaaacataaattcaaatggaccaataaaatgatgacacgtgtcccgttctaaaaaaattgtcaaaaagtgttgtcaaaatatcattgtccatatCATATTTAACTTCCTTTCAACTTGTCACTACAATGGACTCAtaaattctctctctcttttttttttctcttttactaatatattagtttgatttgtttaaggtggttatatatatatatatatatatatatatatatatatatatatatatatatatatatatatatatatatatatatatatatatatatatatatatatatatatatatatataacatgtatCTAAATTAGCTTCAACTATTAAAACttccctaaaaataatttaaataatattaaaaatctcATATTAAAGATATCatacaatatataaatggataaaaattttattttataaaccgattgtaaaattaaaattgatttaaaatctgTTTTTTTATGAGAATCATAGTTTAGAAATGTGGATCTAGAATTAAAACTCAATGTAAATGAATTATTTGGCACCATGGCATGCATGATTGGAAAAGGACAAATAAATAATGgggttgaaaaataaaataaaacactgaTGATTACGTGACGCAGTGTGCATTCTTCTCCTTGTCCACAAGAATTCATTCAAGGAACATGCATGTGATTCAAGATGACGAGTTGTCATCAAGGCCACTAACTCAACTAACCCTATATACCAGGCTCTATATATAACACTTGTTTAAGAAACCAAGCCTTACTCTTAGAATCATAAAATTTAGCTTCTGAAAATGTGCAAAGGCGTGGAAGGGAAAAAGCTTGGTGGTTCATGCAGAAGCTTACCACCTGAAGGGAATTCTTCATTTGCTGCAACAAGAGGTTGTTCAACATCTTGTGAGCTGTGTGGTTTGCAAGCTTCATTGTATTGTCCGGCAGATGATGCATATTTGTGCAGGAAATGTGACGAATGGGTTCACAGAGCCAATTTTTTGGCCCTTAGACATGTGAGGTGCTTTTTGTGCAAAACATGTCAGAACCTTACACACAGATATCTGATTGGAATCTCAGCAGAGATCCTTCTTCCAGTAAGGTGGATTGTGCAGAAACAGAACCTTCCTAATAGCACCACCGATGAATTTTGTTCAAGAACGATTAAGAGACCTTTCATCTTTCTCTAGTTTTAGATGGTGTTGGTTTCTTTATGACAATATATATGCTCGAAAACCAAATTGCTGCAATGACAGATTTAATAGTTGTATATGAAgtcttcaaatatataatattatcagtAGTCACTCATACATTATGGTAGCAAAATTATAAACTTCacatattgttttaaaatgatgaaaacaaATTATCAGCCCAATACCACGgggtaataataattaatgggaTTTATGCAGTTGCCAGACAAAAACCTTGTACAACTTCTTCGATTTTTCGATAAAAAGAAATGTGATCTATTTGAATGTCCACACCTTTGTCTATGAAGGTTGGAGAAGAATTCAAGCTAAACTTAAcctactttttaatttttaagatgtACACTTACAAAAAAGAAGTATGTTAGAACTCTATGGATTATCAGAtaataatataagtttaaatttaatttatatttgaattttataacaTAAGATGACACAAAACTAAATTTGGAATTGAAACCAAAGAATGAgtatatttacttatatatttattaagttgAATCAATTTATGGCAAACGTGAATAAGTATTTTAGCttgaatttattctttaaaatttcattatccTGCTTGGAGATAATATAACTAAGAAATTGGAAACCCGAGATGACATTTTCTCTTAAGccaattgttttattttaatttctgtcACTCGTGTATATGTATATGCATATagatatttaaatgtatattacTAAAGATGAGTGTTTCACAATAAATTTGGATATtcaattgaattgatttaaaaatatataatagatatataattacattGGAGAAACGTTGTCACTAGTACATAAAAGGTTTTAGACGTTagttattttgagtttttaacgTCAGATtcaaaactgacgtctatatgagtgaagttaatgggacgtcggactcTGCAGTTTCGACGtcgttatagacgtcagttaaatgccatgtccgacgttgatatagacgtcggacatgtcactaatcgacgtctaagggcactataaagACGTCATACATGgtactaactgacgtctaaaggcaCAATAGACGTTGGATATGTCATCAACTGACGTCTACTGAgtatttgttgtgttttgatgcagTTTTGCCCGTGTCTTTAGGTAGCATTGTAGCacctccctttgctagcttcttcgtaagaaaaaattgtgtcttttggatctcttatggcatttcaacccaaaactgaaTCTGGATCGTTGCCCAACTCCATTTCAATCGCAAGAATATGGTGACATggaaactaggcaaggacccaggttcggcttcaggttgaaatgccataagagaccTAAAAGACGTAAGCTTTTCCTATGAGGAAGCTaacaaagggagaaggtgcactacgctacccaaagacacgagaaaaactacaccaaaacacaagaaaactcattttaatcgattcaaacgAAAGATAGAAcatcaaatattactttaatcgAAGTAAAC encodes:
- the LOC106780475 gene encoding B-box domain protein 30, which translates into the protein MCKGVEGKKLGGSCRSLPPEGNSSFAATRGCSTSCELCGLQASLYCPADDAYLCRKCDEWVHRANFLALRHVRCFLCKTCQNLTHRYLIGISAEILLPVRWIVQKQNLPNSTTDEFCSRTIKRPFIFL